Within the Catalinimonas niigatensis genome, the region TTATATGTTTGCTGGCACCCATCAATCAGCACAAAATGCCGCTATGATCTACTCCCTGTTTGCCACGTGCAAAAAACATGAGGTCAATCCCCAGCATTGGCTCCTGGATGTACTGCGTAAACTCAATGATCCTGATTACGAAGGCAAATTCTCAGATCTGCTGCCCCACCGCTGGAAAGAAAATCCTGCCTGAATTACAACAGGGGGGTGAGCGGTTGCTTACATTATTCCGGTATTATAGGATATACTATAAATTCGTTTACTGATGGCGGAACTACAATGGATGTTAATACAGATCTTTGGCGTTGGTCTGATGGAGATTTTGATAAAGATCCAAACTTAGTTTTAGACTCTGTTGCTAACCTTTCCCAGCATATTGATTTAAGCGGAGTACCACAAGCTAAGACAGTTTGTATTAAACCCCAAAAGCAAACTTATGAAGATTTTTTTGATTTTGTTATAAGTTATAAATAGTTAACATTTTCTTCTATGTTTTAATTCTTCTAAGTATGTAAACGATTAGTATAAAGAACAGAGTTAACAATCCAACAGCCTTCCACCAAACCCCATACTTAAACTCCCAGATGAAAAAAATGGGTAAGATGTTGATAATAGCATAGAGTATTGCCAGAAAAAGTTTTTTGCTCAGCTTTACCGCACCACTTTGCCAGTGTTTTGGCCAGATACCGCCCGGTTGAACCTGTTTAACAAATCGTTTTAAGATAGCTGTGTCATCGGCCGGTGTCATATACATCACCGTAATCCAGGAAAAAGTAACTAAAATGGTAAGGACTACTAATTTCAAAGGAAAGTACCCTATGCTCATCATCCCTGATATATCATCAATAAATGTCTGGAATACTAAGCTGTTCTCATAAGCAAGGTCAAAAGATAGAGCGAAAAACAAAGAGCTGAACATGGCAGATAATTGAGCCCAGGCATTTACTCTCCACCAAAACCATCGAAGCACAAATACCGGCCCTACACCGGCACTGATAGAAAAAATTAGTTTTTGTAAACTCAATAAACTGTCATTAAAAATCACCACCAGAATGGCACTGGAAAGAATCAGATACATACTCATATAACTGATCTTTTGGTAGTTTACTGATTCAACTTTCTTTACGTAAGTACGGTAATAATCTACCAGAAAAGATGCTCCCCAATTGATGAAAGCTTCTATTGTAGTGATGAATCCTGCCATAAAAGCAATCAATGCCAGCATTCTGAACCCTGAGGGCAGATAACTCAGCGTACCCTCTATATACCAACTCTCAGAATCTGGCATGCTATCCTGCTTAAGATAACTAAGCATCAATGTGTCCTGTATTAGGCTTACAAAAAACATGATAAACACCCCTACAATTACAGGGAAAAAAGCAGCCATGAAGGCTTCCCGGCTGTTGCCGGTACTCATATATCTTTGCGCTTCGGGAGAAGAGCTGTCCAGTACGTTGGTGGACCACCACTGTACCAATACAAATACCAGAAAGGTAGATAACATACCATCTTCGCCAAAAGAAGTGCTCTCTGGAACAAGCTTAATCTGATTCTCATAATTCTGCTTCAAATCGGATAAAATCCCGCCGAATCCTCCAAATTCATTGAAAATGAACATGCAGGTGATGACAAGGGTAGCTAGGTAAATAAAAGCATGCAGAATATCTGTTCTGACTTTTTGCTTGAATGTATTTTTAAGCAGGTATAAGGCGAGGATTGAGAAAGATATCAGGAGTGAGTTTTCATAGCTTAAATCAAACACTGTGATAAGCATTTTGCTCATCCCTATTATACCAAAGCTGCTTAAGAAAACTACTACTACATAACCCACATATAAGGCGCGAAACTGATGCAGCACCTTTGCCCCTACTCCGGAAAAACGAAAAAGTATAAAGTGATTATCCGAAACAAATTTCAGCCTTGCCCAAAGTGGTGCAAAAATAATAGGTGCAATGCCTACCGCTATTAACTTATTGTGAACCAGCCAACTTCCTACATAGCCTTCCTCAATGAGGATTCCCATCATCATCATATCATTGGCAGGATTCCACCAGAACATGAGAATAGAAGCTCCAGCTATCCACCACTGTAACTTTTTTCGGCTGATAAAGACTTCTTCCCAATGCTTTGCCTTAAATTTTACAGAAAGGAATACAATGATGAGTACATAGATTATCAGTACAGCAGCGTCTTCTATTTGCCAATTCATATGGGCAAAGATATTTTGAAACAAGCATTTATGAAGCACAGATTTGTACTTGGATTGCTAATCAAACCTGCAAGAAAAATTGAAATAAGTTTCAACCATATTTCAACCAACAAAAAAGCCTATTCGCAATGAATAGGCTTTTTAGTGTGTAAATGCTTGATTTTCAAGCTGTTTTATGTGTCGGGGCGGCAGGATTCGAACCTGCGACCCCCTGCTCCCAAAGCAGGTACGCTAACCGGCCTGCGCTACGCCCCGAAAATTAAATCCAATCTATTTCACGCTTACTAGTGAAATAAAAAACCAGGGTTTCTCCCGAATATATGCGGAGAGAGGGGGATTCGAACCCCCGGTACGTTATGACACGTACGACAGTTTAGCAAACTGCTGGTTTAAGCCACTCACCCATCTCTCCGTGGCTTATCCTTGTCAAGACATCGTCCTGTTTTTGGAAGTGCAAATATAGCATAAGATTTTTTACATCACCAAAGTATTAACCAAGAAATTTGATATTTGCTTTTCTCCATTTCTTAAGTTTTTGTACCAACCCATTGTAGGCATTGGCTAATTTTTGCACTTTGCAGATACTTTTTTCGTTATAGCTTGTAATTTTGTTGCTGAGGACTCACATATGGAATGGTATCATCAATTTGGAAAGACAGAATATGTTTTTATAGGTTTGTTTTTACTGGCCTATATCTTATATATTACTCGTATGGTTAAGATTAGCCGTGTGCTAAAAACAGGCTTCCCAGCTATAGCAACCAAAGTACTGTTGCGTACTTTGTATTTTCTACTGTTTATGGTGGCCTTGCTGGGGCCTCTTATGGGCAACGCTACCAAAGAAATACAAGCCGTGGGAAAAGATATTTTTGTAGCTGTTGACCTTTCTCAATCTATGAATGCTGATGACATACAGCCAAGTCGCTTAGAAAAGGTAAAATATGAATTGCGTGAACTCGTCAAAGCATTTAGTTCTGACCGGATTGGTCTCATTATTTTTTCTTCCGAAGCTTTCGTGCAGTGTCCACTTACTTATGATCAGAGTGCGCTGAATTTATTTATTGAAACGCTCAATTCTGGACTCGTTCCTAATACGGGAACGGATTTTGGTCCTCCGCTACGCATGGCACTTTCTAAATTGCAGGGGGATGAAAGTATTCCTTCACAACAGAAGTCAAAGGTAATCATTCTTATTAGTGATGGTGAAGACTTTGGTGAAGAAACTACAGATGTAGCCCAGGAAATTAAAAATACGGGTATTAAATTGTTTACCTTGGGAGTAGGTACAGAAGAAGGAAGCCAGATTCTGGTAAGAGGAATTCCAAAAACTGATCGTGACGGAAATGTAGTGGTGACCCAACTCGAGCCAGAGTCGCTACAGCAGCTGGCTGATAATACAGGAGGGCAGTATTTCGAAATTAATGAACGTCGGGACGACTCTTCACGTCTCATCAATGCTATTAGCCAGATAGAAGGAGAATTAAGAGATTCACGACAGGTTGACACTTCTTCTAATAAGTACCTCTACTTTTTAGCAGTGGGTGCAGCGCTTTTTGCGATAGATCATTTATTTAAGTTCAAAACAGTGAAAATATGAAATTAATCATAGGCATAGTAGTGCTTGCTTTTACAGCCTTTGGTGTCATAGACAATATTGCTACTGTTAACCGGCTGAAAAAAGAAGCAGCACAGGCATATCAAAATGGAGACTATGCCACTGCCATTGCCCATTATCAGACTTTATTGGATTCACTTCAGGTGGAAGATCCTAACGTGCGCCTCAATCTGGCACATTCACTGATCCAGGCTGGAGATACTATTTCAGCACAAAGGAATTATAGCCGTTTGATAAAAGTAGAGGATAGAAATGTGAAATCAGTTGCCTATCAGCAGATGGGAGTTATTGCCAGTGGACAAAAGCAGTACGAAGAAGCTTTAAACATATTCAAAGAATCTCTAAAAGCAAATCCTGCCAATGAAGAGGCTCGCTATAACTATGAGCTGGTAAAAGAATTGCTAAAAAAGCAGGAAGAAGAACAGCAACAAAATCAGGATCAACAGCAGGATCAAAAGGAGCAACAAGACCAGGAAAAGCAAGATCAGCAGCAGCAAAAAGATCAACAACAACAGGATCAGCAACAACAGCAGCAAGGAGAGAAAGGCGAGCAGACAGATGAAAATGAAGAAGGACAAAAGCAAGATCAACAGAATCAGGAGGGGGAGAGCGAAGGAAAACCACAAGATCCTAATGAGCAAAATGCCCAAGAGGGTGAACAGCAGCAGGAAGGAGAAAAAAGTGAGGATGAACAGTCTGTATCTCCTATGAGTGATCGCCTTAAAGAGATGAATATCAGCGAAGAAAAAGCCCGTATGATCCTGGAAGCGATGCGAAACAACGAAATGCAGTACATTCAGCAAAATCGTCGCCGTCCGGAGAAACCCCGCGACCGTACGAAGCCGGATTGGTAAGCTATTTTTTTAACCTTGAATAACCCAAAAATGGAAGAAGTTTATATTATTTCTGCTGTAAGAACACCCATTGGCTCTTTTGGAGGAAGCCTCGCCTCACTAAGTGCTGTTGATCTGGGGGCTGCTGCAATCAAAGGGGTGCTGGAGAAAGCAGGTATTGAATCCAAGCAGGTACAGGAAGTATTGATGGGTAATGTGGTCTCTGCCAATTTGGGTCAGGCTCCTGCCCGTCAGGCGGCTGTAGCCGCAGGCATCCCTTATGAGGTGCCTTGTACCACCATCAACAAAGTCTGTTCTTCAGGCATGAAGTCTGTCATGTTTGCTGCTCAGTCTATCATGCTGGGCCAGCAGGATATTGTGGTAGCTGGTGGCATGGAAAGTATGTCCAATATTCCTTATTATCTGCCCAATGCCCGCTTTGGCTATAAGTATGGAGGCGGTGAAATTGTGGATGGACTGGAGAAGGATGGCTTGTTTGAAGCCTATTACAAATTTGCGATGGGCAATTGCGCAGATCATACTGCCAAAGAGATGAAGATTAGCCGTGAGGAACAGGATGCATATGCGGTGAGTTCATACAAAAGAGTGGCGGCAGCGACTGAAGCTGGCTATTTTCGTCAGGAGATTGTACCGATAGAAGTACCTCAGCGTAAAGGTGATCCCGTCAGGATAGAAGAAGATGAAGAGTATAAGAAGGTGAATTTTGAGAAGATCCCTTCTCTGCGCCCGGTTTTTTCCAAAGATGGAACGGTTACCGCTGCCAATGCTTCTACTATCAATGATGGTGCTTCAGCACTGGTGCTTGTGAGTAAGAAAAAGGCTGAAGAACTGGGACTGAAGCCTATAGCCAAAATCCGCGGCTTTGCCGATGCTGCTCAGGACCCTCTATGGTTTACCACATCTCCTTCGCTGGCGATTCCTAAAGCTCTGAAACTTGCCGGAGTTAGTCAGTCAGAGGTTGATTTTTTTGAAATCAATGAAGCCTTTTCGGCAGTAGCCATTGCTAATAACCGTAAGTTGGAGCTAAATGCTGAGCGTGTGAATGTGTTTGGTGGTGCGGTGGCCCTGGGTCATCCATTAGGTTGCTCAGGTGCACGTATCATCACTACACTCAACAATGTGTTGCATCAGAAAGAAGGTAAAATAGGTGTAGCAGGTATCTGTAACGGTGGTGGAGGAGCTTCAGCGATTGTGATTGAACGCATGGACTAATCGTAATTCTCTCAAATACCTTACGGAAACTTTTTAATATCACTTTGACTCATTAATATAGTGTTGCAAGCTGTCTTATCGCTGTTCTGCTATGGCAGGAGAGAGGAAAGTCCGGGCAGCAAAGAGCACCGTACTTCCTAACAGGAAGGGCTTTGGCTGGTGACGGCCAAAGTACAGAAAGTGCCGCAGAAAATATACCGCCCTGGCCTAAGTCAGGGTAAGGGTGAAATGGTGAGGTAAGAGCTCACCGCTCTGCTGGTGACAGCAGAGGCAGGGTAAACCTTACGGGCTGAAAGGTCAAATAAGCTGGCGTAGTATCAGTCTAGGCTGATACCTAAGGGCTGCTCGCCCAAGTCAGCGGGTAGACCGATGGACCCTGTCAGTGATGGCAGGGCTAGATAAATGATAAGACATACCGTTGAAAGACGATATGACAGAACCCGGCTTACAGGCTTGCAACATTATTTTATTATTATCTAATTTTTATTATGGCCAAAATCTTAATCATAGATGACGAAAGAGCAATCCGTGGATCTTTAAAAGAAATTCTTGAATATGAAAAGTATAAAGTGGATGAAGCAGAAGATGGAGAGGATGGACTAAAAAAACTGAGCAAAGACAATTATGATGTAGTACTACTAGACATCAAAATGCCTCAAATGGATGGAATAGAGGTACTACAGAAAGCAATGGAAGCTGGATATTCTGGTCAGTTTATTATGGTTTCAGCCCATGGAAGTATCGAAACTGCGGTAGAAGCTACTAAAATGGGAGCTTTTGATTTCATAGAGAAGCCACCGGATTTGAATCGTTTGCTGGTTACAATCAAAAATGCGCTGGATAAATCAGACCTGGTAGCTGAGACTAAAATACTTCGGAAAAAAATTTCTGGTGTGGTTGAAATCGTAGGAGAGTCGTCAGCCATAGATGAAGTAAAGAAAACAATAGAACGGGTAGCGCCTACCGAAGCACGTGTGCTCATTACCGGACCTAACGGTACAGGCAAGGAACTGGTAGCCAAATGGCTGCACGCCATGAGTAACCGAGCTACCGGACCGCTGGTAGAAGTGAATTGTGCAGCTATTCCATCAGAATTGATTGAAAGCGAACTTTTCGGACACGAAAAAGGGTCTTTTACTTCTGCTATCAAACAGAAGAAAGGCCGGTTTGAGCAGGCGCATGGCGGTACGCTCTTTCTGGATGAGATTGGAGACATGAGCCTCTCTGCCCAGGCCAAAGTACTGCGGGCTTTACAGGAGCATAATATCACAAGGGTAGGAGGCGATAAGTCTATCAGCGTGGATGTAAGGGTGGTAGCAGCTACTAATAAGGATTTAAAAAAAGAAATAGAAGAAGGTAATTTCAGAGAGGATTTGTACCATCGCCTGAGCGTGATTCTGATTCATGTACCCTCCCTTAAAGAACGTAAAGATGATATTCCTCTGCTGGTTGACAAATTTTTGAATGATATTGCCCAAGAGTATGGAGCCCCTAGAAAAAGTATTACCGAAGATGCTCTGGAGGGTTTGAAGGCCTTTGAGTGGACTGGTAACATCCGCGAACTACGTAACGTAGTGGAGCGGCTAGTGATTATGTGCGATGCAGAAATTAGTGGAAATGATGTGGCTAAATATGCCTAAAAAAGCAAAAGAGCAGTATTTTTTGCTCTTTTGTGCTTTTCCTACATATTCTTGTACTCTTGCTCTACTCCAGCTTTTTCATCTAGATTATGGGAATTATCTATGGAATAGGCGGGACAAAGTACGCGCGGAGCGCAGGAAGAAACAAAATATAGGATTATAGCTAAAATAACTAGTCTTAATCTCATCTTAAAGTAGTTTATATTAATATTTATATAGCAAAATTACAATAAATATTACATAAGTCAAGTTTTGCCTTGAAAAAGTTAAACTTCTTTAACTTTCAAACATTTTAGAATGAAACCATAAGATTACATCCCCGGGTATCTGTATTATCAAAGCGTCCCAGTACTTCAAAAGTATTCGTTGAGTTATGTAACTTTCCTAAGTCCTGAGTTTCAATAAAAGCGCAGGAGTGTACATTGGCCAGATCAATTACATTAATACCTCCGTACCGGAGCTTTGGATCAAAATGAAAAGGGTCATTGACATCCCGGATGAGGATACGCATCCAGGGTGGAGCCAGAAAGAGCCCATCCTGCTGTGCATAAGCCTGCGATAGTAACTCCGTCATGCCGTATTCTGCATGGATATGATCCACCTGAAGTTCAGTCTTAAGTATTTGATGCAATTCCTGACGTATGATCTCTTTCCTGCGGCCTTTCATACCTCCCGTTTCCATTACAATGACATCTTTCAGGTTGGGACGAAATTTTTCAGCCAGATCCAAAAGTGCAAAGGTGACGCCTAGCAAAAGTACTTTGCGATTGGATTGTTGAGCTTGCCTGAGTTGTTCTATCAACTTTTCGTAATCCTGCAGGTAAAAACCAGAAAAAGAAGATTGGCTCTGCTGAATAAAATGCTCAGCCATAGCCACAAGTGAAGCGTGTTTTCTATCCAGATAAGAGGGGAGTAAGGCAAATATATGGAAGTTGCTAAGCTCAGCATACTGTAGTTCAAATATGTACTGACATACTTTTAAATAGAAGGTAAAATCAGAGATATAATGGCGACTTCTTTGTTGTCCGGTAGTGCCACTGCTTTCAAAATAACCATCATTGAATACTGAGGCTTCCGTATCCAGAGTAATTACACGATGGTTTTTAAAGAATGCGATAGGCAGAAAGGGAATCTGACTAATTTGATTTATCTCATCAATTTTGACACCTAGGAATGAAATGTATTGCTGGTACACAGGATTATGAATAGCCTGCCAGCGGAATAGCGACAAAGCATGCTCTTCAAAATTTTGAGCATTGATGTTGAATAGATTATCTTTAAAAAATTGCGCATCTTGCATGTTGTAAATATATCAAAATGATGCTTAAAGCGTTATGTCGATGACATGAGATAAATCATATGAAATACTATACTTCATTTTTATTCGCTTTTGTATTTCTTCTGGGCTTAAGTAGCTGCTATGATGAGCCGGAATTTGCTTTAGAACCTTATCTGGTAGGTTTTGATGGTGATAATGGAATCAGGTTTGTGGACGTACCCAATACTATAGCGGACTCTTTGATCATCAGGGTTGAATTTCAGGATGGTAATGGTGATTTGGGTTTGGTGAGTAATGAAAGTGACCCAGTTTTACGCGAACAGTATATCTTTTATCTGGATGATAGCGGAGATTATATTCGTTATAATGCCGAGGTTGACGCTGTAAATGGAAGGTTGGATTGTACTAAATTTGCTTATTTTAATGTGATAGGCAGAGATACAATTCAAGATACGATTCGTGTAGATATTAATCCTTATTATTTTAATTTTGATGTAGGTCTCTATGTAAAAGAAGATGGTGAGTTTCAGGAGTATGATTTTTTAAAAGAATTATGTCGTCCCCGCTTAGGTGGACGCTTTACCCACTTAAAAGAAGACTTTAATAATACCAAGCCTCTGGAGGGAATTATAGAGTATGGTATCGCTTCTACCGGTTTAGTAACTCTTTTTCGTAATGATACACTTAAGTTGACTGTCAAAATAAGGGACCGTGCAAAGAATGAAAGTAA harbors:
- a CDS encoding sodium:solute symporter family transporter, translating into MNWQIEDAAVLIIYVLIIVFLSVKFKAKHWEEVFISRKKLQWWIAGASILMFWWNPANDMMMMGILIEEGYVGSWLVHNKLIAVGIAPIIFAPLWARLKFVSDNHFILFRFSGVGAKVLHQFRALYVGYVVVVFLSSFGIIGMSKMLITVFDLSYENSLLISFSILALYLLKNTFKQKVRTDILHAFIYLATLVITCMFIFNEFGGFGGILSDLKQNYENQIKLVPESTSFGEDGMLSTFLVFVLVQWWSTNVLDSSSPEAQRYMSTGNSREAFMAAFFPVIVGVFIMFFVSLIQDTLMLSYLKQDSMPDSESWYIEGTLSYLPSGFRMLALIAFMAGFITTIEAFINWGASFLVDYYRTYVKKVESVNYQKISYMSMYLILSSAILVVIFNDSLLSLQKLIFSISAGVGPVFVLRWFWWRVNAWAQLSAMFSSLFFALSFDLAYENSLVFQTFIDDISGMMSIGYFPLKLVVLTILVTFSWITVMYMTPADDTAILKRFVKQVQPGGIWPKHWQSGAVKLSKKLFLAILYAIINILPIFFIWEFKYGVWWKAVGLLTLFFILIVYILRRIKT
- a CDS encoding tetratricopeptide repeat protein → MKLIIGIVVLAFTAFGVIDNIATVNRLKKEAAQAYQNGDYATAIAHYQTLLDSLQVEDPNVRLNLAHSLIQAGDTISAQRNYSRLIKVEDRNVKSVAYQQMGVIASGQKQYEEALNIFKESLKANPANEEARYNYELVKELLKKQEEEQQQNQDQQQDQKEQQDQEKQDQQQQKDQQQQDQQQQQQGEKGEQTDENEEGQKQDQQNQEGESEGKPQDPNEQNAQEGEQQQEGEKSEDEQSVSPMSDRLKEMNISEEKARMILEAMRNNEMQYIQQNRRRPEKPRDRTKPDW
- a CDS encoding acyl transferase, encoding MQDAQFFKDNLFNINAQNFEEHALSLFRWQAIHNPVYQQYISFLGVKIDEINQISQIPFLPIAFFKNHRVITLDTEASVFNDGYFESSGTTGQQRSRHYISDFTFYLKVCQYIFELQYAELSNFHIFALLPSYLDRKHASLVAMAEHFIQQSQSSFSGFYLQDYEKLIEQLRQAQQSNRKVLLLGVTFALLDLAEKFRPNLKDVIVMETGGMKGRRKEIIRQELHQILKTELQVDHIHAEYGMTELLSQAYAQQDGLFLAPPWMRILIRDVNDPFHFDPKLRYGGINVIDLANVHSCAFIETQDLGKLHNSTNTFEVLGRFDNTDTRGCNLMVSF
- a CDS encoding sigma-54-dependent transcriptional regulator; translation: MAKILIIDDERAIRGSLKEILEYEKYKVDEAEDGEDGLKKLSKDNYDVVLLDIKMPQMDGIEVLQKAMEAGYSGQFIMVSAHGSIETAVEATKMGAFDFIEKPPDLNRLLVTIKNALDKSDLVAETKILRKKISGVVEIVGESSAIDEVKKTIERVAPTEARVLITGPNGTGKELVAKWLHAMSNRATGPLVEVNCAAIPSELIESELFGHEKGSFTSAIKQKKGRFEQAHGGTLFLDEIGDMSLSAQAKVLRALQEHNITRVGGDKSISVDVRVVAATNKDLKKEIEEGNFREDLYHRLSVILIHVPSLKERKDDIPLLVDKFLNDIAQEYGAPRKSITEDALEGLKAFEWTGNIRELRNVVERLVIMCDAEISGNDVAKYA
- a CDS encoding transposase domain-containing protein; protein product: MIYSLFATCKKHEVNPQHWLLDVLRKLNDPDYEGKFSDLLPHRWKENPA
- a CDS encoding acetyl-CoA C-acyltransferase, whose product is MEEVYIISAVRTPIGSFGGSLASLSAVDLGAAAIKGVLEKAGIESKQVQEVLMGNVVSANLGQAPARQAAVAAGIPYEVPCTTINKVCSSGMKSVMFAAQSIMLGQQDIVVAGGMESMSNIPYYLPNARFGYKYGGGEIVDGLEKDGLFEAYYKFAMGNCADHTAKEMKISREEQDAYAVSSYKRVAAATEAGYFRQEIVPIEVPQRKGDPVRIEEDEEYKKVNFEKIPSLRPVFSKDGTVTAANASTINDGASALVLVSKKKAEELGLKPIAKIRGFADAAQDPLWFTTSPSLAIPKALKLAGVSQSEVDFFEINEAFSAVAIANNRKLELNAERVNVFGGAVALGHPLGCSGARIITTLNNVLHQKEGKIGVAGICNGGGGASAIVIERMD
- a CDS encoding vWA domain-containing protein, with translation MEWYHQFGKTEYVFIGLFLLAYILYITRMVKISRVLKTGFPAIATKVLLRTLYFLLFMVALLGPLMGNATKEIQAVGKDIFVAVDLSQSMNADDIQPSRLEKVKYELRELVKAFSSDRIGLIIFSSEAFVQCPLTYDQSALNLFIETLNSGLVPNTGTDFGPPLRMALSKLQGDESIPSQQKSKVIILISDGEDFGEETTDVAQEIKNTGIKLFTLGVGTEEGSQILVRGIPKTDRDGNVVVTQLEPESLQQLADNTGGQYFEINERRDDSSRLINAISQIEGELRDSRQVDTSSNKYLYFLAVGAALFAIDHLFKFKTVKI